Proteins encoded together in one Impatiens glandulifera chromosome 1, dImpGla2.1, whole genome shotgun sequence window:
- the LOC124922105 gene encoding alkaline ceramidase-like produces MADGEPSFWGPVTSTTDWCEKNYVYSLYVAEFYNSLSNIPGIILAFVGLWNALRQGFEKRFSILHMSNLALAIGSIIFHVTLNRVLQQWDETPMVWEMLLYIYILYSPDWHYQSTMPTFLCLYAAVFAVVHSFVHFAVIFKIHYTLLCLLCIPRMYKYYLYTEDKSAKWLARLYIISLLSGGVCCLFDRLFCKWILGWYYFNPQGHALWHIFMGFNSYVANAFLMYCRAHQLGWNPNVAYWLGYFPYVKIQKPKIE; encoded by the exons ATGGCAGACGGGGAACCGAGCTTTTGGGGTCCTGTCACATCAACTACTGACTGGTGTGAAAAGAACTATGTTTACTCTTTGTATGTTGCAGAGTTCTACAACTCTTTATCAAATATACCTGGTATTATCTTAGCATTTGTTGGTCTGTGGAATGCCTTGAGACAAGGCTTTGAGAAACGATTCAGTATCCTACATATGTCAAACCTTGCTCTTGCAATTGGAAGCATCATATTTCATGTTACATTGAACAGAGT GCTACAACAATGGGATGAAACACCAATGGTATGGGAAATGCTACTATACATCTACATACTATATTCACCAGATTGGCACTATCAAAGTACAATGCCTACATTCCTATGCCTATACGCAGCAGTATTTGCGGTTGTGCACTCTTTCGTCCATTTTGCAGTAATCTTCAAGATACACTATACGTTActttgtcttctatgcataCCTAGAATGTACAAGTATTATCTATACACAGAAGATAAATCTGCAAAATGGCTTGCAAGGTTATATATAATATCGTTACTGTCGGGAGGTGTTTGCTGCCTGTTTGATCGTCTCTTCTGCAAATGGATTTTGGGATGGTATTATTTCAATCCACAGGGACATGCTTTGTGGCATATCTTCATGGGTTTTAACTCATACGTAGCAAACGCGTTTCTGATGTATTGTCGTGCTCATCAACTCGGTTGGAATCCAAATGTCGCTTATTGGTTGGGTTATTTCCCATACGTGAAGATACAAAAACCCAAGATAGAGTAG
- the LOC124918761 gene encoding cysteine-rich receptor-like protein kinase 40 encodes MGYPSRSGTRQIGDEEEMEISVGYESNNKMKIGFTTRRVRFLIDDGIGWSLEFEMVNIDRIGTSVSIFVNLSVESQISDFGQAKLCSKEHGAVSMNTAKGTIGYIAPEVFSRNFGSVSHKSDVYSFGIILLGMVGGRRRRTMWNEYIIRSGFTTIWMVAKRSLESKLRMKEMI; translated from the exons ATGGGCTACCCGTCGAGATCGGGTACCCGACAAATTggagatgaagaagaaatgGAAATATCCGTCGGGTACGAGTcgaataataaaatgaaaattgggTTCACTACCCGTCGGGTAAG GTttttgattgatgatggaaTTGGCTGGAGCCTGGAATTTGAAATGGTGAACATTGATAGAATTGGAACTAGTGTTTCCATTTTTGTGAACTTGAGTGTGGAGTCTCAA ATCTCTGATTTTGGACAAGCAAAACTATGTTCGAAAGAACATGGCGCTGTTTCAATGAACACGGCAAAAGGCACGATTGGATACATTGCTCCAGAAGTGTTCTCTAGAAACTTTGGTAGTGTTTCTCACAAATCTGATGTGTATAGTTTTGGGATTATATTACTTGGGATGGTGGGAGGGAGGAGAAGAAGGACGATGTGGAATGAATATATTATCCGGAGTGGATTTACAACCATTTGGATGGTGGCAAAGAGATCGTTGGAGTCCAAGTTAAGGATGAAGGAGATGATTTGA